The proteins below come from a single Papaver somniferum cultivar HN1 chromosome 11, ASM357369v1, whole genome shotgun sequence genomic window:
- the LOC113321681 gene encoding probable lysophospholipase BODYGUARD 4 isoform X3 has translation MGFFKLTKENEEGLIKKEGSVMVKNRWSDCKCESCLSWQKFEDQNLHVAVKQPSPIENLESAENVIFLHGFLSSSYLWTENVFLNLSQNGNQNCRLFAVDLLGFGKSPKPSDCFYTISDHLEMVEKSVINQFQLGSFHLVAHSMGCIIALGIAAKYQKSVKSITLIAPVSTIAVYHCFGRPYFPSSKEQASLNALNRLAERKIWPPLLFGSSVMSWYEHVGRSICFIICRNHRTWKWLLKLVTRKRELSFLFMDLTRHTHHSAWHTMHNVICGGAKLIDRYLEAVNSSELMLTVIQGDKDEVVPSECIHNIKLKVPSAEIRIIPDANHNSPILDRKEDFCRDLEHIWFSSTEKYK, from the exons ATGGGTTTTTTTAAATTGACAAAAGAGAATGAGGAGGGTTTAATCAAGAAAGAGGGGTCTGTAATGGTGAAAAATAGATGGTCTGATTGTAAGTGTGAATCTTGTCTTTCATGGCAGAAATTTGAAGATCAGAATCTTCATGTGGCTGTTAAACAACCATCACCAATAG AAAATTTAGAGTCAGCTGAAAATGTGATATTTTTACATGGGTTTCTCTCTTCTTCGTATCTTTGGACGGAAAATGTGTTCCTTAATCTCTCTCAAAATGGGAATCAGAATTGCAGGTTGTTCGCAGTGGATCTCTTAGGGTTCGGAAAGAGTCCCAAACCAAGTGACTGTTTTTATACAATTAGCGATCACTTAGAAATGGTTGAGAAATCTGTGATCAATCAGTTTCAATTGGGTTCGTTCCATTTAGTTGCTCACTCTATGGGATGTATCATTGCATTGGGAATAGCTGCTAAGTACCAAAAATCAGTGAAATCAATAACCCTGATTGCTCCTGTGAGTACAATCGCAGTTTACCACTGTTTTGGCAGG CCTTACTTTCCTTCATCAAAAGAGCAAGCAAGTTTAAATGCACTCAATAGACTTGCTGAGAGGAAAATATGGCCACCGCTGTTGTTTGGCTCTTCAGTTATGTCCTGGTATGAACATGTAGGGAGAAGCATTTGTTTCATTATTTGCAGAAATCATAGAACATGGAAATGGCTTCTCAAGCTAGTCACTAGAAAAAG GGAGCTTTCATTTCTGTTCATGGACTTGACTAGGCACACACATCATTCAGCTTGGCATACCATGCATAATGTAATATGTGGAGGAGCAAAATTAATAGACAGGTATCTCGAGGCTGTGAATTCGTCAGAACTCATGCTAACAGTTATTCAAGGTGATAAAGATGAAGTAGTTCCTTCAGAGTGCATTCACAATATAAAGTTGAAGGTGCCTTCTGCAGAGATTAGGATAATCCCTGATGCTAATCACAATTCCCCAATTCTCGATAGGAAAGAGGATTTTTGTAGGGATTTAGAacacatttggttttcttctacgGAGAAGTACAAGTAG
- the LOC113321681 gene encoding probable lysophospholipase BODYGUARD 4 isoform X1, producing the protein MKTPSPFVVPIKLPRIFSKTLITAISYIVFAFLDLLDIVLCLFYRFIDGVKEGSTHLCYCKNRGTQRKYVNGESEEDTELSETFFERKNIFREMGFFKLTKENEEGLIKKEGSVMVKNRWSDCKCESCLSWQKFEDQNLHVAVKQPSPIENLESAENVIFLHGFLSSSYLWTENVFLNLSQNGNQNCRLFAVDLLGFGKSPKPSDCFYTISDHLEMVEKSVINQFQLGSFHLVAHSMGCIIALGIAAKYQKSVKSITLIAPVSTIAVYHCFGRPYFPSSKEQASLNALNRLAERKIWPPLLFGSSVMSWYEHVGRSICFIICRNHRTWKWLLKLVTRKRELSFLFMDLTRHTHHSAWHTMHNVICGGAKLIDRYLEAVNSSELMLTVIQGDKDEVVPSECIHNIKLKVPSAEIRIIPDANHNSPILDRKEDFCRDLEHIWFSSTEKYK; encoded by the exons ATGAAGACTCCGTCTCCATTTGTAGTACCTATAAAATTGCCTAGAatattttccaaaaccctaatcacAGCAATCAGTTACATTGTATTTGCATTCCTTGATTTATTAGACATTGTGTTATGCTTGTTTTATAGATTTATTGATGGAGTCAAAGAAGGAAGCACACACCTCTGTTACTGTAAGAACAGGGGTACACAGAGAAAGTATGTTAATGGTGAAAGTGAAGAAGACACCGAACTCTCTGAGACTTTTTTCGAAAGAAAAAACATTTTTAGAGAGATGGGTTTTTTTAAATTGACAAAAGAGAATGAGGAGGGTTTAATCAAGAAAGAGGGGTCTGTAATGGTGAAAAATAGATGGTCTGATTGTAAGTGTGAATCTTGTCTTTCATGGCAGAAATTTGAAGATCAGAATCTTCATGTGGCTGTTAAACAACCATCACCAATAG AAAATTTAGAGTCAGCTGAAAATGTGATATTTTTACATGGGTTTCTCTCTTCTTCGTATCTTTGGACGGAAAATGTGTTCCTTAATCTCTCTCAAAATGGGAATCAGAATTGCAGGTTGTTCGCAGTGGATCTCTTAGGGTTCGGAAAGAGTCCCAAACCAAGTGACTGTTTTTATACAATTAGCGATCACTTAGAAATGGTTGAGAAATCTGTGATCAATCAGTTTCAATTGGGTTCGTTCCATTTAGTTGCTCACTCTATGGGATGTATCATTGCATTGGGAATAGCTGCTAAGTACCAAAAATCAGTGAAATCAATAACCCTGATTGCTCCTGTGAGTACAATCGCAGTTTACCACTGTTTTGGCAGG CCTTACTTTCCTTCATCAAAAGAGCAAGCAAGTTTAAATGCACTCAATAGACTTGCTGAGAGGAAAATATGGCCACCGCTGTTGTTTGGCTCTTCAGTTATGTCCTGGTATGAACATGTAGGGAGAAGCATTTGTTTCATTATTTGCAGAAATCATAGAACATGGAAATGGCTTCTCAAGCTAGTCACTAGAAAAAG GGAGCTTTCATTTCTGTTCATGGACTTGACTAGGCACACACATCATTCAGCTTGGCATACCATGCATAATGTAATATGTGGAGGAGCAAAATTAATAGACAGGTATCTCGAGGCTGTGAATTCGTCAGAACTCATGCTAACAGTTATTCAAGGTGATAAAGATGAAGTAGTTCCTTCAGAGTGCATTCACAATATAAAGTTGAAGGTGCCTTCTGCAGAGATTAGGATAATCCCTGATGCTAATCACAATTCCCCAATTCTCGATAGGAAAGAGGATTTTTGTAGGGATTTAGAacacatttggttttcttctacgGAGAAGTACAAGTAG
- the LOC113321681 gene encoding probable lysophospholipase BODYGUARD 4 isoform X2 yields the protein MKTPSPFVVPIKLPRIFSKTLITAISYIVFAFLDLLDIVLCLFYRFIDGVKEGSTHLCYCKNRGTQRKYVNGESEEDTELSETFFERKNIFREMGFFKLTKENEEGLIKKEGSVMVKNRWSDCKCESCLSWQKFEDQNLHVAVKQPSPIENLESAENVIFLHGFLSSSYLWTENVFLNLSQNGNQNCRLFAVDLLGFGKSPKPSDCFYTISDHLEMVEKSVINQFQLGSFHLVAHSMGCIIALGIAAKYQKSVKSITLIAPPYFPSSKEQASLNALNRLAERKIWPPLLFGSSVMSWYEHVGRSICFIICRNHRTWKWLLKLVTRKRELSFLFMDLTRHTHHSAWHTMHNVICGGAKLIDRYLEAVNSSELMLTVIQGDKDEVVPSECIHNIKLKVPSAEIRIIPDANHNSPILDRKEDFCRDLEHIWFSSTEKYK from the exons ATGAAGACTCCGTCTCCATTTGTAGTACCTATAAAATTGCCTAGAatattttccaaaaccctaatcacAGCAATCAGTTACATTGTATTTGCATTCCTTGATTTATTAGACATTGTGTTATGCTTGTTTTATAGATTTATTGATGGAGTCAAAGAAGGAAGCACACACCTCTGTTACTGTAAGAACAGGGGTACACAGAGAAAGTATGTTAATGGTGAAAGTGAAGAAGACACCGAACTCTCTGAGACTTTTTTCGAAAGAAAAAACATTTTTAGAGAGATGGGTTTTTTTAAATTGACAAAAGAGAATGAGGAGGGTTTAATCAAGAAAGAGGGGTCTGTAATGGTGAAAAATAGATGGTCTGATTGTAAGTGTGAATCTTGTCTTTCATGGCAGAAATTTGAAGATCAGAATCTTCATGTGGCTGTTAAACAACCATCACCAATAG AAAATTTAGAGTCAGCTGAAAATGTGATATTTTTACATGGGTTTCTCTCTTCTTCGTATCTTTGGACGGAAAATGTGTTCCTTAATCTCTCTCAAAATGGGAATCAGAATTGCAGGTTGTTCGCAGTGGATCTCTTAGGGTTCGGAAAGAGTCCCAAACCAAGTGACTGTTTTTATACAATTAGCGATCACTTAGAAATGGTTGAGAAATCTGTGATCAATCAGTTTCAATTGGGTTCGTTCCATTTAGTTGCTCACTCTATGGGATGTATCATTGCATTGGGAATAGCTGCTAAGTACCAAAAATCAGTGAAATCAATAACCCTGATTGCTCCT CCTTACTTTCCTTCATCAAAAGAGCAAGCAAGTTTAAATGCACTCAATAGACTTGCTGAGAGGAAAATATGGCCACCGCTGTTGTTTGGCTCTTCAGTTATGTCCTGGTATGAACATGTAGGGAGAAGCATTTGTTTCATTATTTGCAGAAATCATAGAACATGGAAATGGCTTCTCAAGCTAGTCACTAGAAAAAG GGAGCTTTCATTTCTGTTCATGGACTTGACTAGGCACACACATCATTCAGCTTGGCATACCATGCATAATGTAATATGTGGAGGAGCAAAATTAATAGACAGGTATCTCGAGGCTGTGAATTCGTCAGAACTCATGCTAACAGTTATTCAAGGTGATAAAGATGAAGTAGTTCCTTCAGAGTGCATTCACAATATAAAGTTGAAGGTGCCTTCTGCAGAGATTAGGATAATCCCTGATGCTAATCACAATTCCCCAATTCTCGATAGGAAAGAGGATTTTTGTAGGGATTTAGAacacatttggttttcttctacgGAGAAGTACAAGTAG
- the LOC113321680 gene encoding mediator of RNA polymerase II transcription subunit 27-like: MVEIYYSNLVLRETSTPPLPENDERVRKMLQQQPSTIANQQQETMETVESTGEAPPKQVALAMERLSSAARLIADIRLGADRILEALFVAAQPHQTNKPIHLILNEEASMRKHLQDLRNVGKQLEESGVLNESLKSRSNSWGLHMPLVCPDGAVVAYAWKRQLAGQAGASAVDRTRLALKAFTDQKKRFFPHLGDDSSGETSGSESGSSKRQCGPHGSVLGHKEELSELSDDKTLSDVLTRLDKQAPNVRVFTYQRLDWLKRASSLTNSSIGNPVDKQDRQNTGSLGAAPADQAAVIELFLPSVFRAIVSLHPAGSVVPDAVAFFSPDEEGSYIHARGFSGYHVFRHLTEHAARALQVFLGKRPDSALYLLLHWICSYQTLFTSPCSKCKRLLRMDKISAIILPPVKRSYHHSSASEISSSIQSTLATNDQDPNLIKAYHIGCSSDED, encoded by the exons ATGGTTGAGATTTATTATTCAAATCTGGTTCTACGGGAAACCTCTACGCCTCCACTTCCTGAGAACGACGAGCGAGTGAGGAAGATGCTTCAACAGCAGCCATCGACGATAGCGAACCAGCAACAAGAAACAATGGAGACTGTAGAATCGACAGGAGAAGCACCACCTAAACAAGTAGCATTAGctatggagagattatcaagtgCAGCTCGTTTAATAGCAGATATTAGGTTAGGAGCCGATAGAATTCTTGAAGCACTCTTTGTTGCAGCACAACCTCATCAAACTAATAAACCCATACATTTAATATTAAATGAAGAAGCTTCGATGCGTAAACACCTTCAAGATCTTCGAAACGTCG GAAAGCAACTGGAAGAGTCTGGAGTTCTGAATGAATCTCTTAAATCACGAAGTAATTCTTGGGGTTTGCACATGCCCCTCGTTTGTCCTGATGGTGCTGTTGTTGCATATGCTTGGAAACGTCAACTTGCTGGCCAAGCTGGTGCATCTGCTGTTGATAGAACCAG GCTTGCTCTTAAGGCTTTTACGGATCAGAAAAAACGATTCTTTCCGCATCTTGGTGATGATTCATCAGGCGAGACTTCTGGTTCAGAATCTGGAAGTTCAAAAAGGCAATGTGGTCCCCATGGTTCAGTTTTGGGGCATAAGGAAGAGCTGAGCGAACTTAGTGATGACAAAACCTTGTCTGATGTTCTAACACGTTTGGATAAACAGGCTCCTAATGTTAGAGTGTTTACATACCAACGTCTAGACTGGTTAAAAAGAGCCTCCTCATTGACGAATTCATCAATTGGGAATCCCGTAGACAAACAGGATAGACAAAACACAGGTTCGTTAGGGGCTGCGCCTGCAGATCAAGCTGCCGTTATTGAGTTGTTTCTTCCTTCTGTTTTCAGAGCTATAGTGTCATTACATCCAGCCGGGTCTGTAGTCCCTGATGCAGTGGCATTCTTTTCACCAGACGAG GAAGGCAGCTATATACATGCAAGGGGTTTCTCAGGCTATCATGTGTTTAGGCATTTAACA GAGCATGCTGCTAGGGCTTTGCAGGTTTTTCTTGGCAAAAGACCTGATTCGGCATTATATCTTCTTTTG CATTGGATCTGCAGCTATCAAACTCTATTCACTTCACCGTGCAG TAAATGCAAGCGGCTGCTGAGAATGGATAAGATATCTGCTATAATCCTGCCTCCTGTTAAACGATCTTATCACCATTCTTCTGCATCTGAAATCTCATCatcaatccaatcaacactcGCTACAAATGATCAGGATCCAAATCTCATCAAAGCTTATCACATTGGGTGTTCCTCTGACGAGGACTGA
- the LOC113323431 gene encoding transcription factor CSA-like: MGLQQLHSSVNIMPKKNDSSGGSYKGFSGVNNFLPPPPLSPCFGVLDSPKKRLCVKSEMGFQNLSHPLEKQERRWNFQISEGTRMDEGFSGGEDEKNVMMMKRSTGEMEDDEMFIAEHYNESGSQSVNNKLCSRGHWRPAEDFKLKELVCQYGPQNWNLIAEKLEGRSGKSCRLRWFNQLDPRINRRAFSEEEEERLLTAHNLYGNKWAMIARLFPGRTDNAVKNHWHVIMARKHREQSSVYRKRKPTSASSHKRTVKTDHENNNACSESTSTTMDESASTCTNLSLNSSSSRVHPSSVLFSRFSPQQNQLFDEQFQMGSSSEEKVVSFSSEQGYKKKHDGCSFYAPGHQQQQPVVMGEGGGDQTGYSESNSDVSVSESVVNNKKNLYDDRDCDDNGGEKIALPFIDFLGVGAT, encoded by the exons ATGGGGTTACAACAACTTCACTCCAGTGTTAATATCATGCCTAAAAAGAATGATAGTAGTGGAGGTAGTTACAAAGGGTTTTCAGGAGTGAATAACtttctcccaccaccaccactttctCCATGTTTTGGGGTTTTGGATTCTCCTAAAAAGAGATTATGTGTGAAATCAGAGATGGGGTTTCAGAATTTAAGTCATCCATTAGAAAAACAAGAGAGACGATGGAATTTTCAGATCTCTGAAGGTACGAGAATGGATGAGGGGTTCTCAGGAGGAGaagatgagaaaaatgtgatgatgaTGAAGCGAAGTACTGGTGAAATGGAAGACGATGAGATGTTTATTGCAGAACATTATAATGAAAGTGGATCACAATCTGTTAATAACAAGTTGTGTTCAAGAGGACATTGGAGACCTGCTGAAGATTTTAAACTTAAAGAACTTGTTTGTCAGTACGGCCCTCAGAATTGGAACCTTATTGCTGAAAAACTTGAAGGAAGATCAG GGAAAAGTTGCAGGTTGAGATGGTTTAACCAGTTAGATCCAAGGATTAACAGAAGGGCATTTAGTGAGGAAGAGGAGGAGAGACTTTTaactgcacacaatttatatggAAACAAATGGGCCATGATAGCTAGGTTATTCCCTGGAAGAACTGATAATGCAGTTAAAAACCATTGGCATGTAATTATGGCTAGAAAACATAGAGAACAATCAAGTGTTTATAGGAAAAGAAAACCCACTTCTGCTTCTTCTCATAAGAGAACGGTGAAAACTGATcatgaaaacaataatgcatgcAGTGAATCAACAAGTACCACAATGGATGAATCTGCATCAACTTGTACAAATCTTTCTCTCAATTCTTCTTCAAGCAGagttcatccttcttctgttttATTCTCTAGGTTTAGTCCTCAACAAAACCAACTCTTTGATGAACAATTCCAAATGG GATCATCATCCGAAGAAAAGGTGGTGTCATTTAGTAGTGAGCAGGGTTACAAGAAGAAACATGATGGTTGTAGTTTCTATGCACCTggacaccaacaacaacaacccgTGGTTATGGGTGAAGGAGGAGGAGATCAAACAGGATATTCAGAATCCAATTCTGATGTATCAGTATCTGAATCTGTAGTAAACAACAAGAAAAATCTCTATGATGATAGAGATTGCGATGATAATGGAGGTGAGAAGATTGCTCTACCTTTCATTGATTTCCTTGGAGTTGGAGCCACTTAG